GTCCGCACACAATGAATATGTAAAGGAAAAGACCAGGCGTCATgatgctcgcctttaatcccaacactcgggagacaggtggatctctgagttcgaggccagcctggtctacagagggagttacaggacagccagggctacacagagaaaccctgaatgtctatacacatatataatttttgttgtttttcgggacagggtttctctgtgtatccagGACGAGTTCtatatcctggaactcgctctgtagcccaggctagcctcaaactcacagagatccacctgcctctgtctaccaagtgctgggattaaaggcgtgcgccaccaccgcctgcccagcttatatataattttttaataaggAAGAGAGTCAGACTGTGGGTACAAGTGTAAAAGGGAGATGAGCTACCATGTTACCCTATAATGGGGACAGTGAATGTGGGTGACccctgactgtgtgtgtgttaggtgtgGGCTGTACACACTGCTTAGCATGTGTGACAGTGAGATGCCGGGTCTGTGGTCAGCTCTGTACTTGTGGCTGGTTGATGTGTGTGGCCATGTGTGTGTCAGGGAGTGGGGTCTCTTTCGGGGTTGGATCTGGGTGTTGCGCAGCGGTGTGGATGGAGTGTGTGGAATTGTGTCGGTTACATGGGTGATATGTGATGGTCATTGACTGGCTGTTGACACTCTGGTTGTGTGTCCCTgtcatggaggtgtgtgtgtgtgtgtgtgtgtgtgtgtgtgtgtgtgactgtgcctACAAGCTGGGGTTTGCATAGGtggtgtgcatgcaagtgtgtgtgcgtgcatgcgtgtgtgtgtgtgtgtgtgtgtgcgtgcatgcgtgtgtgtgtgtgtgtgtgcgcgcgtgcatgcgtgtgtgtgtgtgtgtgtgtgtgtgtgtgtgtgtgtgtgtgtgtgtgcatgcctgctgtATGGACTTGTGAGTGCGTGTGGGGGCGTCGGTATGGCTGAGATGTTCCTGTGCGGGGTGATGGCATGGAAGGCCGGCTGGGCCATGCTGTGCCGTGGTTATCACTGGGCCAGCTCTGCACCTGTGCTGAGGCTCTGTCTGTGGGGCTCCTGGGAGTGCCGGGGACAGCCTGAGTGACAGATGGCTGTGGCTAAGCCATGGCTGTCCCTGTGGTTGCTGATGTGGGTACCTGGCTGTGGTGTGGGGGAGGCTGCGTCTGGGGCTTTGGACTCCGCTGGATTTGAGATTGTGCTGCGGGGTGGGAAGGTGACTCTGGCCGTGCTGGGGACCACAGAGGTTGTGCCTacctgacttctacacacacccCTGcgctttgtgtgtttgttttgggtttttgaggcagggtttctttgtgtggccttggctatcctagaactggctccatagaccaggctggccttgaacccacagaatTAGGATTTTGACTTAAAATGCTTGAAAAATGACACTCACCAAGTAGAAACTGTATTTCAGAGTTTGTAGTTTGGTCTCTTTCTGGGCACGAATTCTGCATTCTGCAACATGACCCGCTTGTGAGGCTGGGATGTAGAAAAGGCTGTTTTAGGTGGCCCCAAGGTCTTCAGAGGAaactggggcgggggaggggggacacgCACTGTGCATCAGAGGAttatctcttttaaaattatatatattaatccaggtggtggcgcacgcctttaattccagcactcgggaggcagaggcaggcggatctctgtgagttcgaggccagcctggtctacagagtgagttccaggacagtcaggaattGGGGCACACCTGTCATCTTAGCAGTTGTggtgtgaaggcaggaggattgcttctaCTATAAGGCCtgtctaggctacatagtgattttaaaaaaaaaaaaaagatgtatttattatatatacagtcttctggcatgtgtgcatgccaccaaatctcattgcagatggctgtgagccaccatgtgggtgctgggaattgaactcaggacctctggaagagcagccagtgatcttaacctctgagccacctctccatcccctacatactgattttgaggccagcttgagctgcatgagaccctgtgtaAAAAACAGATCCCTGGAACGGTGCCGTCTGCCTGTAGCCGGCATttgagagctggaggcaggaaggtttagccaaggatggctttgaactcctgatctgctGCCTCTGGAGAGCTCAGATCTCTGTTTGCAACACATGCCCATGCCTCAacatttttcccccctttttgtacAAggcatggagcccagggccttggcCATGCCTGGCCACCCCTTACCAGCatccaccttttctttttaagatattttatgtacatgagtgtttgtctgcatgcatgcatgtggaccatgtgtgtgcaatgcccagAAGAGGGcgagatcctctggaactggaggtgtggttgggagccaccatatgggggcagggtcctctgcaagagcaataagggcttgtgaccactgagccatctctccagcccctagattttcttttttaaagcagagtTGATAGCTACTCaatcgtgatcctcctgcctcaggctccagtGCCAGCATCACAGGtatatgctaccacacctggctctgagcTGTGTTTTGAAAAGGAGAGAGTGCGGTGCGTTTTGTGTTTCTACGATGAGAAATAAGTTTATTGTgctgtctttctttcctgtttttttttttttattgtgttgtaTTTCCAATGAGGTCATACATGTCTGCGTGTTAGTTTAGAGAGGGTGCGGGGGCGTGTGAAACAAGGGATTTCGTGTGTTGAGCTGTGTCTGAGATGGGATTCTGTCTGCCATCGTGTCTTTAAGAAGGGCCTGGGCTGGGGCTCGGTTGAtaggagtgcttgcctggcatgcccaCCCTGGGTGTGCTTAGCATGTCCAGGAGCCGGGTTCATCCCCAGGACCCCATCCACGGAGTGTGGTGATGCGTGTTgtttaaggccatcctcagccatatagcaaggtcaaggccagtctggagaCAGAAGACCCAACttcaaaaaaagtttaaaaaaggctaggtgtggtggcacatccctctaatcctagcactctggaggcagagacaggtggattgctgtgagttctagaccagcctgggctacatattgagaccctgtctgaaaaagaataaataaataaaaaaggatgaagagagagttttgtgtgtgtttcccgTGGCGTGCATGTGTCTACGAGATTCACCGTCTGTGCCTCTCACTCTGTTACGCACGCacgtatataaacacacaaaacccCACATGGGGGACCCTCATCCCTTGCCAGCTTCGTGTCTCATTAAAACCCTAGGCTGTTGGAGCTTGGCTGCTGTGGTCCGGACCCCCGGTCCTGGTCCCTCCAGGTCTTGCCAAGAGGAGCCAACTTTCAGGCCCCTCTCAGacattcccctccccaccccaccccgcctccaGGCCTATGCTCTACTTCTCTGCTTTCAGGGTTCCAtccctcatccccccccccagtggcCTGACTGGTTCCTGACAAAAAACACCCTAAGAATGAGCTCACCGGGAGCCGGCCGCCTCCACACGCCCCGCCTCCCAGCCTGGCAGGGGTGGCGCCTCCGGTCCCAGGGCGCTTAGCAGGCTGGGAGCTCTGAGCTAGGGTGTCTGGGGACCTGGGTGGGGGGGCCGGGCCAGGTGAGCGGAGTGCAGCGGGGTGGAGGGGGCCCTGGAGCCAGCTGCTAGACCTCGTAGCTAACTCCGCAGAGTTTAGAGTTGCGCTCAGGGTAGAGCCCTGGGTTTACCAAGGTAGAGGAGAACGCTCCCCGATGAAGGCTGCCTGGGATGGAAAGAGCTCGGGCAGGGAGCTAGCCAGGATGGGTGGGCAGGGGGGTGGCCGGCACGAAGAGAAGCTGTGAGTCCCAGATGGTGACTCCCTCCACCTCACTGCCCCCCAGGAACAGCCATGTCTGTGCAGGTGGCAGCCCCGGGAAGCACAGGGCTGGGCCCAGAGCGCCTGAACCCCGAGGAGCTGGTGCGGCAGACTCGACAGGTAGTCCAGGGGCTGGAGGCCCTGCGGGCTGAGCACTACAGTCTCGCCGGGCACCTGGCCGAGGCCCTGGCTGGGCCGGGTCCCGTGGCCGGAGCGGAGCTGCTGGAGGAGAAGCAACAGGTGGTGAGCCACTCGCTGGAGGCCATCGAGCTGGGGCTGGGCGAGGCCCAGGTACGTGGGACCAGGAGGGGCGTGGGCCTGAGCGGGAGGAAGGCCAGGgatgcgggtgtgtgtgtgtgtgtgtgtgtgtgtgtgtgtgtgtgtgtgtgtgtgtgagatcaaGCCTGGTGGGGGAGGCTCAGGAGAAGGACCAgggatgaggtgtgtgtgtgtgtgtgtgtgtgtgtgtgtgatcaggtCTAATGGGGGAGACCCAGGAGAAGGACCAgggatgagggtgtgtgtgtgtgtgtgtgtgtgtgtgtgtgtgtgagagagagagagagagagagagagagagagagagagagagagagagagagagagatcaggtcTAATGGGGGAGGTCCAGGAGAAGGACCAGGgatgcggtgtgtgtgtgtgtgtgtgtgtagggtcaGGCCTGGTGGGGGAGGCCCAGGGATGAGGGTATCATAATACAGGGGAGGGGGTATAGGTAGTAGGAGATCTGAAGGAACCAGGCCTGGAAGGAGGGACTGAAGGTCAGAGACTCCCTAGGAAGCATTAGGGGTGAGATTTTATGTGTGCCAGATGTGGTCCTCCTGTAGAACTCGGTCCTGGAGGGAGTTTGAGGTTTTCATTATGAATGGTCCCCTGGGTTTTGCTCATggtaggcaggggctctaccactgagccacaccccagcccctcactgggggattctaggcaggggctctaccactgagccacaccccagcccctcactgggggattctaggcaggggctctaccactgagccacaccccagcccctcactgggggatctaGGCAGggggtctaccactgagccccaccccagcccctcactggggggttctaggcaggggctctaccactgagccacacccccaacccctcactgggggattctaggcaggggctctaccactgagccacaccccagcccctcactgggggattctaggcaggggctctatcactgagccacacccccagcccctcactgggggattctaggcaggggctccaccactgagccacacccctgttACTTACAGGTGGATTTTAGGCAGGCACTGGATTAAATAGATGGAATAGGAATTAACCGTATGCATATTTTGGGTGAAATCAGGGGTTGCTGGAAAACTCTTATTATCAGAGCCACGCTGTGGGTTATCTTCAGAATCTCGGGGAGCCTGTGTAGAGTGGGTGTATCTGGCCTGATGTAAagcctgggctggggctggggctgtccGAGGGATGCGCCCCCTCCTCCTCACGGTCCCGGTGCCTCTCAGGTGCTGCTGGCCCTGTCCGCACATGTGGGTGTGCTGGAGGCTGAGAAGCAGAGGCTGCGGGCGCAGGCGCGGAGGCTAGCCCAGGAGAACACGTGGCTgagagaggagctggaggagacgCAGAGGCGACTGCGGGCCAGTGAGGAGGCTGTGGCCcagctggaggaggagaagagccACCTCGAGTTCCTGGGTCAGCTGCGGCAGTATGATGCACCCGAGGAGAGCCAGGTACCAGGGGCAGGGTGAGGAGGGGGTACACAGTCCTTCAGAGCCCTCGGATACCCTCAGGCCTTTCCTAGTACCCCATAACTCTTCCAGCACATGTGGGGTCCCTCCTCAATTCTCCCTCAAGCTCCTGGGTCTTCCCCAGCCCACTGAAACCTCTCAGGCTGACCCACACGTCTTCAAACTCAGAGCTAGTGTAGCCGAGGCTGGaggattctgtgagtttgaggtcagcctgggctacataatgagatgctTATAAACAAAACCAGTCttgaagcctggcatggtgggtggcgcacgcctttaatcccagcactctggaggcagagccaggcgcgtctctgtgagttcaaggccagcctgggctacagagtgagcgaGCCCCTGCCCTAGATGACAGAGAGCCACACAGGGAGGCCAGAATTAGCTTCAGGGCACTGACACTTGCCGTTCTGGGAATTACTCTTTCCTGTTCCCCACAGAGGCCCGAGTCCCCCCCTCGCCGAGACAGCCTGGCTTCTCTGTTCCCCagtgaagaggaggaaaggaaaggtgggTGTGTGGGAGCCCTGGGCATGATATCCCAGGGTAGCTGCACAGGACTACAGGCTAAGCCTGGGGCGGGAGGCTTGACCGGAGGGACGCCAAGGCCTCTGAGCagggcacagggcacagggcaCGGGGcacggggaggggaggggaggggaggggaggggaggggaggggaggggaggggaggggaggggaggggaggggaggggagggcagggtcCGGAAGATGAAGCAGGTGGCCCTGGTTAGCAGGGAGGTTAGAAGCTGGAAGTTAGGCAGCCTGTGGCCGAGGCAGGCTCGGTTCCGGCACATCCCACTGGCCGGTTAGATTCCTAAAATCCCTGTGTCCGACGACAGCACAGGGCCCTAGTGCCAGAGGTGGCTGTGGGGTGCGGGCTGCGGGCCGTGGGGTGCGGGCCGCGGGGTGCAGTATGTGGGGTGCGGGCCGTGGGGTGCAGGCTGCGGGGTGCAGGCCGCGGGGTGCAGGCTGTGGGGTGCGGGCCGCGGGGTGCGGGCCGTGGCGTGCGGGCCGCGGGGTGCAGGGTGCAGGCCGCGGGGTGCAGGCTGTGAGGTGAGGGGTGCAGGCTGTGGCGTGCAGGCCGCGGGGTGCAGGCTGTGGGGTGCGGGCCGCGGGGTGCAGACTGCGGGGTGCAGGCCGCGGGGTGCAGGCTGCGGAACTCCAGGCTGCGGGGTGCAGGCCGCGGGGTGCAGGCTGCGGGGCTGCGGGCCATGGGGTGCAGGCTGCGGAACTCCACGCCACCTCCCCCAGGTCCCGAGGCAGCTGGAGCTGCAGCAGCGCAGCAGGGTGGTTATGAGATCCCAGCTCGCCTGCGGACCCTGCACAACCTGGTGATCCAGTACGCCGGCCAGGGCCGCTACGAGGTAGCGGTGCCCCTATGCCGCCAGGCCTTGGAGGACCTGGAGCGGAGTTCGGGCCACTGCCATCCTGACGTGGCCACTATGCTTAACATCCTGGCACTGGTATACAGGTGAGGGGTGTGGCTGATTGGAGGGGCCCCGTCTGTGGTCGTGGGGCACCCTGGCGATCCTCTGGCCAGATAAGGCACCTGGGTGGGAACAGAATGGGAGTGAGGGACAATGGAAGGAACAGAGGTGGGGAGGTGGTGAGACCCAGAGCATTGGGGCACCAGGGTGGGCAAGGGACAGGAGACCTGATGCTTGACAGATTTGGCCGTGTGGGAAGACAAGGGGTCCCCTGAAAGATCCAATCATTCCTGGTTAGTCCAGCCTGTGACCCCGGCTTAAACCAGCCTTCTATCCCTTCTCTGCAGGGACCAGAACAAGTACAAGGAGGCCACGGACCTTCTTCACGACGCCCTACAAATCCGGGAGCAGACACTGGGTCCTGAACACCCCGCAGTGAGCAGCCATGCCGGGAGggcgggctggggggggggtgttgccttccttcctcctctgcccactCCCCCCCTGCAGGTGGCCGCTACCCTCAACAACCTGGCCGTCCTCTATGGGAAACGTGGCCGTTACCGGGAGGCAGAGCCCCTGTGCCAACGTGCCCTGGAGATCCGTGAGAAGGTGCTGCGCCCATCCTTTGCCTTGTCTGGTACCACGAGCCATAATCCTGGTGCACCTTGCGTTTGGTGGCAGGTCCTCCCACTTGAGCCGGGAGCACCCAATCTCATGATCCTCCACCCGGATGAGCTTACAGTGCATTCCTGACTTTGACCTCCTGACCCACTTCGTACCCCTAAGCTGATTTGTTGGACTCAGCACCCCATGACCTCTGGCCTTGCTGATTCCCACCCACCATGTTAACTTCCACTTTGTTACTGCATTGCCAACCTGCGACCCTGGTGTGACTGTGGCGTCTCATGGGCCACCCTATGTGACAGATGGCTTGTGTGCCCCCCAGGTCCTGGGTGCCGACCACCCTGATGTGGCCAAGCAGCTCAACAACCTGGCCTTGCTCTGCCAGAaccagggcaagttccaggatgtGGAACGGCACTATGCGCGGGCCCTGAGCATCTACGAGGCCCTGGGGGGGCCTCACGACACCAACGTAGCCAAGACCAAGAACAACCTGGTGAGGCGTGGGTGGGTTCTGTCCTGGGGCGCTGTGCGGAGGGGACCTCGGGCTCCTGCAGTCCTTCAGTACGGAAAACCGGGAGCCAACTCCAGTTTACAGTAGCATGTCAGGCTTTACTGTCACAGCAAATGCCCCCGACAGTTCAGGCATTGAGGTAGGAGTCCGAGGCACAAGGTGGAGCAGGGGCCGGGGCAGCCTGGTTTTCTGGGGTGGTGGGTCTGCACTGTGGTCAGCTAAGGCAGGATGCTGGGGAAGGCGGGCGGGTCTGCGAAGTTCCCAGGCCTGAGCAAGATGCCCACGCCCTGGCCCTGCCCTCCCCGCAGGCCTCGGCCTACCTGAAACAGAACAAGTACCAGCAGGCAGAGGAGCTGTACAAGGAGATCCTCAGCCAGGAGGCCCTGCCCGCCCCACTTGGTGAgccccccctccctcctgccccccctgtGTGTGGCGCCCGTCACCCCACCTCCGTGTCCCCTCTGTTCCACAGGAGCCCCCCATGCAGGCACAGCTGGTGACGCTCAGCAGCAGGTAAGCAGGCTCCACCGGGGGCCTGGGCGGGCCCGGTGGGGGTGGCCCCACCGTGTCCCCACATGTCCCTGTGCCCTCCCAGGTCCTGCGTAggagcagctccttctccaagtTCCGGGAGTCCATCCGGCGGGGCAGTGAGAGGCTGGTCTCCCGCCTCCGAGGGGAGAGCGCGGCTGCCGGGTGAGTGAGCGCTGGGCGAGGTCAGCAGCCTGACGTCGGTCAGAGCCGGGGCCTCTCCATGACGTTAGTCAGAGCCGGGGCAGGCTGCAGccttcctcactccctccctccctcctgtcctcctctgAAGGATGAAAAGGGCCGTGTCACTCAACATGCTCAACATGGACGGCCCACGGGCTGCCAGGACGCAGGTGAGGGCCAGTGGCGGAGCGGGCGCTGCTGCGGGCTCAGCAACTGGGGAAGGGGGGGCTTCCTCCTGGGGACTCGGGATAGGGGTGAGTGGCGGGCAGGAGATGGCACGGCCCAGCGTCAGCTGGGAAGGACCCCAACCGCTCCTGTGCCCGCCCCCAGCTCTCGACGCGGCACCTGAGTGAGACCCCCCGGACCCTCAGCGCCAGCACCCAGGACTTGAGCCCGCGCTAAGTGGACTGGCTGCAGTGGCCGCCGCTGCTCGGGAAGCGGGGAAGCGGGGTGGGTGGCACCCGTGGACCGGGATCCTGCTGTCCCCTCCCTGCAATTAAAGGCTGCACACGGGACTGGGTGTTCGCCTGAGGCCCGGGACCCTCCGGCACCCCGGGGAGCCACAGGTGTCCCCGCCGCCGCCGTCCGTCTTCAGAGCTGCTGTGCGATCTGCTCGATGCGCTGCAGCATCTCCTCCGACTGCAGCTGCTCCAGACTGAGCAGTGACAGGCCCAGCTGATCCTCCTGGGGGTGGGGTAAAGGCAGGGGGTCAAACTGCACCCATCCACCTGACCCGTGTCCGGAGACCGGGGTGCTTGGCCGAACTAGGGGACGGGCGCCAGGCTGTCCCATCAGTGCCCCGGGCTGTCCACTCTGCCTTCCCTCCTGGACTTGGGGACCCTGGGGTGACTAGGAAAAGTGTGCTGCGCccctgggaaggagggaggaggggcgggGCCCAGGGCTTACCTGGTGGAAGGGCTGGGCCATCTGCCGCAGGAAGTACTTGGCAACCTGCACGCCCTCGTCCACGGTCAGGTTGAGGTTGGAGTCGGTCAGGTGCTCCTGGATCCATCGAGGAAGCTTGCCGCGCTTGTCGGCCCGAGCGA
The sequence above is drawn from the Peromyscus leucopus breed LL Stock chromosome 1, UCI_PerLeu_2.1, whole genome shotgun sequence genome and encodes:
- the Klc3 gene encoding kinesin light chain 3 isoform X1, giving the protein MSVQVAAPGSTGLGPERLNPEELVRQTRQVVQGLEALRAEHYSLAGHLAEALAGPGPVAGAELLEEKQQVVSHSLEAIELGLGEAQVLLALSAHVGVLEAEKQRLRAQARRLAQENTWLREELEETQRRLRASEEAVAQLEEEKSHLEFLGQLRQYDAPEESQRPESPPRRDSLASLFPSEEEERKGPEAAGAAAAQQGGYEIPARLRTLHNLVIQYAGQGRYEVAVPLCRQALEDLERSSGHCHPDVATMLNILALVYRDQNKYKEATDLLHDALQIREQTLGPEHPAVAATLNNLAVLYGKRGRYREAEPLCQRALEIREKVLGADHPDVAKQLNNLALLCQNQGKFQDVERHYARALSIYEALGGPHDTNVAKTKNNLASAYLKQNKYQQAEELYKEILSQEALPAPLGAPHAGTAGDAQQQVLRRSSSFSKFRESIRRGSERLVSRLRGESAAAGMKRAVSLNMLNMDGPRAARTQVRASGGAGAAAGSATGEGGASSWGLGIGVSGGQEMARPSVSWEGPQPLLCPPPALDAAPE
- the Klc3 gene encoding kinesin light chain 3 isoform X2 — protein: MSVQVAAPGSTGLGPERLNPEELVRQTRQVVQGLEALRAEHYSLAGHLAEALAGPGPVAGAELLEEKQQVVSHSLEAIELGLGEAQVLLALSAHVGVLEAEKQRLRAQARRLAQENTWLREELEETQRRLRASEEAVAQLEEEKSHLEFLGQLRQYDAPEESQRPESPPRRDSLASLFPSEEEERKGPEAAGAAAAQQGGYEIPARLRTLHNLVIQYAGQGRYEVAVPLCRQALEDLERSSGHCHPDVATMLNILALVYRDQNKYKEATDLLHDALQIREQTLGPEHPAVAATLNNLAVLYGKRGRYREAEPLCQRALEIREKVLGADHPDVAKQLNNLALLCQNQGKFQDVERHYARALSIYEALGGPHDTNVAKTKNNLASAYLKQNKYQQAEELYKEILSQEALPAPLGAPHAGTAGDAQQQVLRRSSSFSKFRESIRRGSERLVSRLRGESAAAGMKRAVSLNMLNMDGPRAARTQLSTRHLSETPRTLSASTQDLSPR